One stretch of Miscanthus floridulus cultivar M001 chromosome 18, ASM1932011v1, whole genome shotgun sequence DNA includes these proteins:
- the LOC136524134 gene encoding uncharacterized protein, which translates to MPGALHSVSGSTGAGGTPAVDGGKAGRGRWWRAARRATGEADGGGQGEAKARAAVEGGGGGAARRPATGNGAARGAAQLRGAALLHGQWRSARGGAAVGRGAGRPWGARAQEHVRRRGHGAGEGGRWRQGRGRR; encoded by the coding sequence ATGCCCGGGGCTCTGCACAGCGTGTCCGGCTCaacgggcgcgggaggcacgccggcggtggacggcggcaaggcggggcgaggccggtgGTGGAGGGCCGCAAGGAGGGCCACGGGCGAGGCCGACGGTGGAGGCCAAGGCGAGGCTAAGGCGagggcggcggtggagggcggcggaggcggcgcggcgcggcggccaGCCACGGGCAATGGCGCAGCGCGAGGGGCGGCGCAGCTGCGGGGCGCGGCGCTCCTGCACGGGCAATGGCGCAGCGCGAGGGGCGGCGCAGCTGTggggcgcggcgcggggcggcCTTGGGGCGCGCGCGCGCAGGAGCATGTGCGGCGGCGCGGGCACGGCGCGGGCGAGGGCGGCCGGTGGAGGCAAGGGCGTGGGCGGCGGTAG